One Leisingera sp. M658 genomic window carries:
- a CDS encoding exodeoxyribonuclease V subunit beta produces the protein MEVFPDSLAPHFASKKSVRDEFARNHQILRKANRPGVLEKDWMVWQKLRNLRLTKRGSPTPEGYDALAQAVMDAASALPRHPGPLADARAHLTALVTGAQQVLEAYQTAKRQSGLIDYADMIAETETLLRNRPEILNAVLGEIDCVVIDEFQDTNPVQFALLWRLAQGAKRALIVGDIKQSIMGFQGADPRLSEALQAANPDAVTPLDRNWRSDARIMEMVNALGPTLFDQYDPLSPQREATEKPALEVLNLPGGRKDTTAACIANRVADILDAGTPVYDKASKEMRPAKPSDVAVLTYTHSKASAAAAALEAHDLPVRIQQNGWLTAPAMRVARAALALAADPDDTHAALTWLTLGPPRLPLEDALRNAVDGVLNTHVSIVSLHTLNDSIATRTVADTLAEVLRTTKLRDWSAGLAQPAQALADLARLEAEAQEFDTMAQDLRAPAGFHGAGVQVFLGWIAHQSAKEWDRHPDPDGWSASGIEICTWHAAKGREWPITLVAGLDQKIAERPGTLRADFDTFHDLDNVLDHAGLSYLPDFAASESQVPFTEARRPEDERDAARKLYVALTRTRDRLILAMPRERSKPREHAERMVDLLRDRAGFEPGDDTLTVAGQTFAAQVTEGLPEEPVETEQSGSAAHLRLGLPHTIPESARTPWRRSPSTLKAPGQESDVLLETVRLAEGVTETRTSSAVERGTAWHLAFRVLAERPDLVDRISPATGLPEKAIAQISAQAEALTRWLTDQGYDRLHFELPLQEKAADGSETNAILDCLAEGPHGLLIIDHKSGPCPDPDARFASYRPQIDAYASMVRRKWPEKLLYGVAIHWMSEGTLSIGKASIMEPT, from the coding sequence TTGGAGGTCTTTCCGGATAGCCTCGCTCCACATTTTGCTTCAAAGAAGTCTGTCCGCGATGAGTTCGCAAGAAACCACCAGATCCTGCGCAAGGCCAACCGACCTGGTGTCCTCGAAAAGGATTGGATGGTATGGCAGAAACTGCGCAACCTCAGGTTAACGAAACGCGGCAGCCCCACACCAGAAGGCTATGACGCCCTCGCCCAGGCCGTCATGGATGCCGCCAGCGCACTGCCTCGCCATCCTGGCCCCTTGGCCGATGCCCGCGCGCATCTGACCGCGTTGGTCACTGGCGCTCAGCAGGTTCTGGAGGCCTACCAGACTGCCAAGCGCCAGTCCGGGCTAATCGATTATGCTGACATGATCGCGGAGACCGAAACCCTACTTCGCAACCGCCCCGAGATTCTGAATGCCGTTCTGGGCGAAATCGACTGTGTTGTGATCGACGAATTCCAGGACACCAACCCGGTGCAGTTCGCGCTGCTCTGGCGGCTTGCGCAGGGGGCAAAACGAGCGCTGATCGTGGGCGACATCAAACAATCCATCATGGGTTTTCAAGGTGCTGACCCACGGCTGTCAGAGGCCTTGCAAGCTGCGAATCCGGATGCGGTCACGCCGCTTGACCGAAACTGGCGCTCCGATGCGCGGATCATGGAGATGGTCAATGCACTTGGCCCGACGCTCTTCGACCAGTACGACCCGCTAAGCCCGCAACGCGAGGCGACAGAAAAGCCAGCACTCGAGGTGCTGAACTTGCCTGGTGGGCGCAAGGACACCACGGCCGCTTGCATCGCCAATCGGGTGGCTGACATCCTGGATGCAGGAACGCCGGTCTATGACAAGGCAAGCAAGGAGATGCGCCCAGCCAAACCAAGCGACGTCGCCGTTTTGACCTATACCCACTCCAAGGCCAGCGCAGCTGCCGCCGCCCTCGAAGCCCATGACCTACCCGTGCGCATCCAGCAGAACGGTTGGCTGACAGCGCCCGCAATGCGTGTCGCTCGCGCCGCGCTGGCGTTGGCAGCGGATCCGGACGACACCCACGCAGCCTTGACATGGTTGACCCTTGGCCCACCGCGCCTGCCACTGGAGGACGCGTTGCGCAACGCCGTTGACGGGGTGCTGAACACACATGTTTCAATCGTTTCTCTGCACACCCTGAATGACAGCATTGCAACACGCACCGTGGCCGACACCCTCGCGGAAGTCCTGCGCACGACCAAACTACGCGATTGGTCTGCCGGATTGGCGCAACCGGCACAAGCTCTGGCCGATCTGGCACGCCTTGAGGCCGAAGCACAGGAGTTTGACACCATGGCACAGGACCTGCGCGCCCCCGCAGGCTTCCACGGTGCTGGGGTACAAGTCTTCCTCGGCTGGATTGCGCATCAATCTGCCAAGGAATGGGATCGCCATCCCGACCCGGATGGCTGGTCTGCTTCCGGGATCGAGATCTGCACCTGGCACGCCGCCAAGGGGCGCGAATGGCCGATCACCCTTGTCGCAGGGCTTGATCAGAAGATTGCCGAGCGCCCGGGCACCTTGCGGGCCGATTTCGATACCTTCCACGATCTCGACAATGTTCTCGATCATGCTGGATTGAGCTACCTGCCCGATTTCGCAGCGTCGGAATCGCAAGTCCCTTTCACCGAGGCCCGCCGCCCCGAGGACGAACGCGACGCGGCCCGCAAACTCTATGTCGCGCTGACACGTACGCGGGATCGGCTGATCCTCGCAATGCCTCGGGAACGGTCCAAACCACGCGAGCACGCAGAGCGCATGGTTGACCTGCTGCGTGATCGTGCAGGGTTTGAACCTGGCGATGACACACTGACAGTCGCCGGACAGACCTTTGCGGCGCAGGTGACAGAGGGCTTGCCAGAAGAGCCAGTGGAAACTGAGCAGTCGGGAAGCGCGGCGCACCTACGCTTGGGCCTGCCGCACACCATCCCTGAAAGTGCGCGAACGCCGTGGCGCCGCAGTCCTTCAACCCTCAAAGCCCCCGGACAGGAATCTGACGTGCTCCTCGAAACTGTGCGGCTGGCAGAGGGCGTTACAGAGACCCGCACGAGTAGCGCAGTCGAACGCGGCACTGCCTGGCACTTGGCTTTCCGTGTTCTGGCCGAGCGCCCCGATCTGGTCGACCGGATTTCCCCCGCAACCGGCTTGCCTGAAAAGGCCATCGCCCAGATTTCCGCCCAAGCGGAGGCCTTGACCCGATGGCTAACCGACCAGGGTTATGACAGGCTCCACTTCGAACTACCCTTGCAGGAAAAAGCGGCCGACGGATCGGAAACCAATGCCATTCTCGATTGCCTTGCCGAGGGACCGCACGGGCTGTTGATCATCGACCATAAATCTGGGCCTTGTCCCGATCCTGACGCACGCTTTGCGAGCTATCGACCGCAAATTGACGCTTATGCCTCCATGGTTCGCAGGAAGTGGCCCGAAAAACTTCTATATGGCGTCGCTATCCACTGGATGAGTGAAGGAACTCTGAGCATCGGCAAGGCGTCGATCATGGAGCCTACCTGA
- a CDS encoding GTP-binding protein, which translates to MDTRVPVTIVAGFLGSGKTTLINTLLQGDHGLNITVLVNDFGAVNIDADLILKREREVMELSNGCVCCSIQSDMVAQLQALFRSGNSPEYLLIEASGVSQPGRIASVFGYPQLRNYARLDAVVTLLDVKNTDVLSNNCQQLVQAQIEAADIAVLTKTDLVQPQQVADFRARWLFPNLPAFEASIGQVPVQFLLDTGRHDPENAVLPQSRPAAGFRSQIWSAQEPFSYASFKSALGSLPNSVFRSKGVLFCADFPETRIVFQKVGSRIEFHKDGLWRGAPETRLVAIGEDGLAQDGFLQTHMEQFLAAHPHP; encoded by the coding sequence ATGGACACGCGCGTTCCGGTTACCATCGTCGCAGGCTTCCTCGGCTCTGGCAAAACCACTCTGATCAACACCCTGCTGCAGGGGGATCACGGGCTGAACATCACCGTGCTGGTCAATGATTTCGGCGCGGTCAATATTGACGCCGACCTGATCCTGAAGCGCGAGCGCGAGGTGATGGAGCTGTCGAACGGCTGCGTTTGCTGCTCGATCCAAAGTGATATGGTGGCGCAGCTCCAGGCCCTGTTCCGCTCAGGCAACTCGCCTGAGTATCTGCTGATCGAGGCCAGCGGGGTTTCTCAGCCCGGCCGTATCGCTTCTGTCTTCGGCTATCCCCAGCTGCGGAACTATGCCCGTTTGGATGCGGTGGTAACTCTGCTGGATGTCAAAAACACCGATGTGCTGTCGAACAACTGCCAGCAGCTGGTGCAGGCGCAGATTGAGGCCGCCGATATCGCGGTGCTGACCAAGACGGATCTGGTGCAGCCGCAGCAGGTTGCGGATTTCCGCGCGCGATGGCTGTTCCCGAATCTGCCAGCCTTTGAGGCCAGCATCGGGCAAGTGCCGGTGCAGTTTCTTTTGGACACTGGCCGGCATGACCCGGAGAACGCTGTCCTTCCACAATCGCGACCTGCGGCAGGGTTCCGCTCGCAAATCTGGTCGGCGCAAGAGCCTTTCAGCTATGCCAGCTTCAAATCCGCACTCGGCTCTCTGCCAAATTCCGTGTTCCGGTCCAAAGGCGTGCTTTTTTGTGCGGATTTTCCGGAAACCCGGATTGTGTTCCAAAAGGTCGGTTCGCGGATTGAATTCCACAAGGACGGCCTGTGGCGCGGTGCGCCGGAAACCCGCCTGGTTGCCATTGGTGAAGACGGGCTGGCACAGGACGGTTTCCTGCAAACCCATATGGAGCAATTCCTGGCCGCCCACCCCCACCCCTAG
- a CDS encoding amidohydrolase, which produces MVSSVGIRSTNTPEGLPAADMVLRNGRIYTVDQDQPWAEAVAIKHGRFMAVGSNAEIEPLIADYTHVHDLNGAFAMPGLYDMHTHPDLALGPKYSDYLDVGLETPSPDQVREATLRYATENPDREWIFGKHFVHYAFRKAGLKPGRDWLDSFIPDRPVAIMDRMWGSCMANSKALELAGVSKDTVDPNNGYIVRDPLTGEPDGILVDGAYALIMAAMPPPPMHALTRAYREGARFQSARGVVATKYVHVCERRLDALRAIDLEGELPVRVEAAISWQDDIFPVRRRWELLAGERHYYRSKRLNANAVKFHFDGTAEPRTSYLITPWPNEKTWQGSLNLTPEHIYDMVAEMDRKRIRVIAHCTGDGASDIFLDAVAECRRRNGSGGMRHQCAHSTLLDEGNLARFAELDVIAEFSPVGWFPSEFTIGARSSFGERLQEAYNVRGVLDAGGVTVMGTDWPVSSIDPWFGFETLVTRENPRGEMEGKLGRSITPQEAIRMLTLNGAYAMGCEDVSGSITAGKTADLIVLDRNLLEIDAKGNWHKSQVHLTMVDGEIVHDPKGWMQGTDFESRITSPVPDFTPVDI; this is translated from the coding sequence ATGGTTTCGAGCGTCGGAATCCGGTCGACCAACACACCTGAAGGGCTGCCTGCGGCGGATATGGTGCTGCGGAACGGGCGGATTTACACCGTTGATCAGGATCAGCCCTGGGCCGAGGCGGTGGCAATCAAACACGGACGGTTCATGGCGGTTGGCAGCAATGCCGAGATAGAGCCGCTGATTGCCGATTACACCCATGTGCATGATCTGAACGGCGCCTTTGCGATGCCGGGGCTGTACGATATGCACACCCATCCGGATCTGGCTCTGGGGCCGAAATACTCCGACTATCTGGACGTGGGACTGGAGACGCCCTCCCCGGATCAGGTGCGCGAGGCGACCCTGCGCTATGCAACCGAAAACCCGGACCGCGAGTGGATTTTCGGCAAGCATTTCGTCCACTACGCCTTCCGCAAGGCGGGGCTGAAGCCAGGGCGCGACTGGCTCGACAGTTTTATCCCCGACCGGCCGGTTGCGATCATGGACCGGATGTGGGGCAGCTGCATGGCCAACTCAAAGGCGCTGGAGCTGGCAGGCGTCAGCAAGGACACAGTCGATCCCAACAACGGCTACATCGTGCGCGACCCGCTGACCGGCGAGCCGGACGGCATTCTGGTTGATGGGGCCTATGCGCTGATCATGGCGGCGATGCCGCCGCCGCCGATGCACGCTCTGACCCGTGCCTACCGCGAGGGCGCCCGGTTCCAGTCCGCCCGCGGTGTGGTGGCCACCAAATACGTCCATGTCTGTGAACGACGGCTGGACGCACTGCGCGCCATTGATCTGGAGGGTGAGCTGCCGGTGCGGGTCGAAGCCGCGATCAGCTGGCAAGACGACATCTTCCCGGTGCGCCGCCGCTGGGAGCTGCTGGCGGGCGAGCGGCATTACTACCGCTCCAAGCGTCTGAATGCGAATGCCGTGAAGTTCCACTTTGACGGCACTGCCGAGCCGCGCACCTCTTACTTGATCACCCCATGGCCGAACGAAAAGACCTGGCAGGGCTCGCTGAACCTGACGCCCGAACATATCTACGACATGGTGGCAGAGATGGACCGCAAGCGGATCCGGGTAATCGCCCATTGTACCGGCGACGGCGCCTCGGACATTTTCCTGGATGCAGTAGCTGAATGCCGCCGCCGCAATGGTTCGGGTGGCATGCGCCACCAATGCGCCCATTCCACCCTGCTGGACGAGGGCAATCTGGCCCGTTTTGCTGAGCTGGACGTGATTGCCGAGTTCTCTCCGGTGGGATGGTTCCCGTCGGAGTTCACCATCGGTGCGCGCTCGTCTTTCGGGGAGCGGCTGCAGGAGGCCTATAACGTGCGCGGCGTGCTGGATGCGGGCGGAGTTACCGTAATGGGCACCGATTGGCCGGTCAGCAGCATCGACCCTTGGTTCGGGTTCGAAACGCTTGTCACCCGCGAAAACCCGCGCGGGGAGATGGAGGGCAAACTGGGCCGGTCGATCACCCCGCAAGAGGCGATCCGGATGCTGACCCTCAACGGCGCCTATGCGATGGGCTGCGAGGATGTGTCCGGTTCGATCACCGCAGGCAAGACCGCCGATCTGATCGTCCTGGACCGCAACCTGTTGGAGATTGACGCCAAGGGCAACTGGCACAAATCGCAGGTGCATCTGACAATGGTGGATGGCGAGATTGTGCATGACCCAAAGGGCTGGATGCAAGGCACAGATTTTGAAAGCCGCATCACCTCTCCGGTGCCTGATTTCACTCCGGTGGACATCTGA